A section of the Pseudanabaena mucicola str. Chao 1806 genome encodes:
- a CDS encoding DUF3084 domain-containing protein yields the protein MAGYTLILAILILGGIIATLGDRIGTKVGKARLSMFNLRPRDTATLVTIATGGMISASTLGILLLLSGQLRDGLFRLESIRSELASSQDQKQKVESELSAAKNEQEKAQQRLEQINKSLSQAVRKQAETQALLQTVENKYQKADEDLKKASQQEADLLSRIQNLTKEQENLQNESSQLRQEKERISGELASISRDRETLKQKVDESEQRLIAIEKQRSKLTSEIASLETAREQLIVSLEALRKGNVAIFADQILSIGVVRPNLSSAELRQASIQLLQQAERNARELLDFLPDQAPKEPVIKITEAQIEGLLNRIKDGQSYVIRILSAGNFLKRETRVLISADVTLNRQIFARGDEIATLQFTPNLAPQALASRIEQLFLLVSFRARREGVLANPLTGQVGNFPPEALTELFKAVSELKAPYEIRAVAKEAIFPASSLTLELVIRQNGVEIGRFS from the coding sequence ATGGCTGGATATACGCTGATTTTAGCGATTTTGATCTTAGGTGGAATTATCGCGACCTTAGGTGATCGCATTGGCACTAAGGTCGGTAAGGCGCGACTTAGTATGTTCAACCTGAGACCGCGAGATACTGCGACCCTAGTCACGATCGCTACAGGTGGAATGATTTCTGCTTCAACCCTAGGTATTTTATTATTACTCAGTGGACAGCTAAGGGATGGCTTATTTCGCTTAGAGAGTATTCGTTCAGAGTTAGCAAGTAGTCAAGATCAAAAACAAAAAGTTGAATCTGAGCTCAGTGCTGCCAAGAATGAGCAGGAAAAGGCACAACAGCGCTTAGAACAAATTAATAAGTCTTTATCCCAAGCTGTGCGTAAACAGGCAGAAACTCAAGCATTACTACAAACGGTCGAAAATAAATACCAAAAGGCAGATGAAGATCTCAAAAAAGCTTCGCAGCAAGAAGCGGACTTACTCTCGCGTATTCAAAATTTAACCAAAGAGCAGGAAAATCTGCAAAATGAGAGTAGTCAATTACGACAGGAGAAAGAACGGATTTCTGGGGAGTTAGCTAGCATTTCCCGCGATCGCGAAACTCTCAAACAAAAAGTAGATGAATCAGAACAACGTTTAATTGCAATCGAGAAGCAGAGATCAAAACTGACTTCTGAAATCGCCTCCTTAGAAACCGCCCGTGAACAATTGATTGTAAGTCTTGAAGCCTTACGCAAAGGTAACGTAGCAATTTTTGCTGATCAGATTTTATCAATTGGAGTCGTGCGTCCAAACCTTAGTAGTGCCGAGTTACGTCAAGCTAGTATTCAACTTCTGCAACAAGCGGAACGCAATGCCCGTGAACTTCTAGATTTCCTTCCTGATCAAGCTCCAAAAGAACCAGTTATCAAAATTACTGAAGCGCAAATTGAAGGACTATTAAATCGGATTAAAGATGGACAGAGCTATGTGATTCGGATTCTCTCAGCAGGTAATTTTTTAAAACGCGAAACTAGAGTTTTAATCTCTGCCGATGTCACCCTCAACCGTCAAATATTTGCTCGAGGCGATGAAATTGCAACTTTACAATTCACTCCCAATCTTGCGCCACAGGCTTTAGCCTCAAGAATCGAACAGCTATTTCTATTAGTGAGCTTTCGGGCAAGACGTGAAGGAGTGTTAGCCAATCCGCTTACAGGTCAAGTTGGCAATTTCCCACCTGAAGCTTTGACAGAACTATTTAAGGCTGTCAGTGAGTTGAAAGCGCCGTATGAAATAAGAGCTGTGGCTAAAGAAGCAATTTTTCCTGCAAGTTCGCTTACTCTAGAGTTAGTGATCCGTCAAAATGGTGTTGAAATTGGGCGCTTTAGTTAA
- a CDS encoding NAD-dependent epimerase/dehydratase family protein, whose amino-acid sequence MKVLVIGGDGYCGWATALHLVNKGYEVGVLDNLIRRHWDNELGVTTLTPIASIQERVHKWKAVSGQDIQLFIGDITKYDFLQKIFRDFEPDAVVHFGEQRSAPFSMIDREHAVLTQVNNVVGTLNLLYAIKENNPECHLVKLGTMGEYGTPNIDIEEGYITIEHNGRQDTLPYPKQPGSFYHLSKVHDSHNIHFACRAWGLRATDLNQGVVYGVLTEETGTDELLINRLDYDGVFGTALNRFCIQAAIGHPLTVYGKGGQTRGFLDIRDTVRCIELAIANPAETGKMRVFNQFTELFSILDLALMVQKAGQTLGIKVEVQNIENPRVELEEHYFNAKNTNLLDLGLQPHFLSDALLDSLLNFAIRYRDRIDEKQILPKVKWRS is encoded by the coding sequence ATGAAAGTACTGGTAATTGGTGGTGACGGTTATTGCGGATGGGCGACAGCGTTACATCTTGTCAATAAAGGCTATGAAGTTGGTGTTTTAGATAATTTAATTCGCCGACATTGGGACAATGAGTTAGGTGTGACGACGCTAACCCCGATCGCATCGATTCAAGAGCGTGTCCATAAGTGGAAAGCTGTTTCAGGTCAAGATATTCAGCTATTTATCGGTGACATTACCAAATATGATTTTTTACAGAAAATCTTTCGTGATTTTGAGCCTGATGCAGTTGTGCACTTTGGAGAACAGCGCTCGGCTCCCTTCTCAATGATTGATCGTGAACATGCTGTACTCACGCAAGTGAATAATGTGGTGGGGACATTGAATTTGCTATACGCCATCAAAGAGAATAATCCCGAATGTCATTTGGTTAAACTAGGCACGATGGGTGAATATGGCACGCCTAATATTGATATCGAAGAAGGCTATATCACCATTGAGCATAACGGTCGCCAAGATACTCTCCCTTATCCCAAGCAACCAGGTAGCTTTTATCACCTTAGTAAGGTACATGACAGCCACAATATTCATTTTGCCTGCCGAGCTTGGGGCTTGCGGGCAACTGATCTAAACCAAGGTGTAGTTTACGGTGTCTTGACTGAGGAGACGGGTACTGATGAGTTACTGATCAATCGCCTTGACTATGATGGAGTGTTTGGTACAGCACTGAACCGTTTTTGTATCCAAGCAGCGATTGGGCATCCTTTGACGGTTTATGGCAAGGGTGGACAGACCAGAGGTTTTCTGGATATTCGTGACACTGTGCGCTGTATTGAACTGGCGATCGCTAATCCTGCGGAAACTGGCAAAATGCGTGTATTTAACCAATTTACCGAGCTTTTCTCAATCCTTGATCTGGCGTTGATGGTACAAAAAGCTGGTCAAACCCTTGGTATAAAAGTTGAAGTTCAAAATATTGAGAATCCACGTGTTGAGCTAGAGGAGCATTATTTCAATGCCAAAAACACTAATCTGCTCGATCTCGGACTTCAGCCGCATTTTTTATCAGATGCTTTGCTCGATTCACTACTTAATTTTGCGATTAGATATCGCGATCGCATCGATGAAAAGCAAATTTTGCCGAAAGTAAAATGGCGTAGTTAA
- a CDS encoding response regulator — protein sequence MTSSTKTLRVLVVDDHELTRCTLQLALSLQACIASVEVAINGKEAIAKVKKLEPDVVVMDLHMPVMDGWAASSEIKNQYPHIKIVAYSAAEGGKMQAISNGANIDAFCDKGACTRSLLEAIKSVS from the coding sequence ATGACATCTTCTACAAAAACTTTGCGCGTTTTGGTGGTGGATGACCACGAGCTCACCCGATGTACTTTACAACTAGCACTTTCTTTACAAGCCTGTATCGCTTCTGTTGAGGTTGCCATCAATGGTAAAGAAGCGATCGCTAAAGTCAAAAAGCTTGAGCCTGATGTTGTGGTCATGGACTTACATATGCCCGTGATGGATGGCTGGGCAGCCTCCAGTGAAATTAAAAATCAGTATCCACATATAAAGATTGTGGCTTATTCTGCAGCCGAGGGTGGCAAAATGCAAGCAATTTCTAACGGAGCAAATATCGATGCTTTTTGTGATAAGGGCGCATGTACTCGCAGTTTACTCGAAGCTATTAAAAGTGTTTCTTAA
- a CDS encoding adenylate/guanylate cyclase domain-containing protein, translating into MSAPLHHDAKPRRDRHQLSLKILLIVPLVTQVIAAVGITGWLSVQSSREATQDLAPLIGQEVSNNIETHVRGYFDTPLEILQSYGVNARSGNLALEDLDKLDNLFWQQMRQSRNLHFFYAANPQGQFIGVERRGENDLVLHRSLLLTPSLGQKDVGQKVVYRLDANGKVLNQIQSDIYDPRDRPWYQGAIRAKQAVWSPIYLFVASPILGITASVPIYSESGNLRGVLAIDLTLSQIGEFLRQLQISKTGQAFILEQSGEIVATSTSENPFINTSQGQKRIHALQSQNPLLRLAFQNLQKRYTNLADIPHHQQIQIEWEGATQYVQVTKLRNAQGLDWLLIVAVSEQDFRDQININTRNTIVLCALALVFAILTGFYTSKWIAKPVERLIEASHLLATLSASANLASGQPYHPIETANIRELSVLAESFNQMAQQLQTSFMMLARSKEELEERVAERTADLAEFVSLQRATFESVADGILVVDHVGRVTTYNQQFVDMFSLSLEILSITDYSLRLEFLAEQMVDPQEFMQRSHNFYCNSEMESYDLLELIDGRILERYSRPQKLADQIIGRVWSFQDITARIKAEHALKEQEAYLRLIIDSIPQQIFWKDVNLVFRGCNKNWAMYAQLDSPESVIGKTDYDLISNPEIADNFRKHDRQIMESNMPEMHLIQRKINPDKQGQSIWLDVSKLPIIDADGKTIGILGVLDDITQRKLAEEALFVEQEKSERLLLNILPKAIADRLKQAHGVIADSFESVTVLFADLVSFTRMSSELSPQDLVDLLNLIFSNFDTLCEIYGLEKIKTIGDAYMVAGGIPIARTNHAEAIAAMALDMVEKVNELRISTGRPLQIRIGIHTGAVIAGVIGTQKFIYDLWGDTVNVASRMESHSEVGKIQVTAETYQLLKHNFDLVERGTIEVKGKGQMLTYWLTGKKFT; encoded by the coding sequence ATGTCTGCTCCGTTACATCATGATGCCAAACCTCGACGCGATCGCCATCAGCTTTCTCTGAAGATATTGCTGATTGTTCCACTTGTGACACAGGTGATCGCGGCGGTGGGGATCACAGGATGGCTATCAGTACAGAGTAGCCGTGAGGCAACACAGGATCTAGCACCTCTAATTGGGCAGGAAGTCAGCAATAACATTGAAACTCATGTACGCGGATATTTTGATACACCTTTAGAAATTCTCCAATCCTATGGTGTAAATGCAAGGAGCGGTAATTTGGCTTTAGAAGACCTAGATAAGTTAGATAACTTATTTTGGCAGCAGATGAGACAATCACGAAATTTACATTTTTTCTATGCTGCTAATCCTCAAGGTCAATTTATTGGGGTTGAACGCAGAGGCGAAAATGATTTAGTCTTACACCGATCACTTTTGTTGACCCCATCTTTAGGGCAAAAAGATGTAGGACAAAAAGTTGTCTATCGTTTAGATGCCAATGGTAAAGTTCTCAATCAAATTCAATCGGATATTTATGATCCTCGCGATCGCCCTTGGTATCAAGGAGCGATTAGAGCAAAGCAAGCAGTTTGGAGTCCTATTTATCTGTTTGTGGCAAGTCCTATTTTAGGGATTACGGCTTCTGTGCCAATCTATAGTGAATCAGGAAACTTACGTGGAGTCTTAGCGATCGACTTAACACTTTCTCAAATTGGCGAATTTCTTCGACAGTTACAGATCTCTAAAACAGGACAGGCTTTTATTCTAGAGCAGTCAGGCGAAATAGTTGCTACTTCAACTTCAGAGAATCCATTTATAAATACATCGCAAGGACAAAAGCGGATTCATGCTCTCCAAAGTCAAAATCCTTTACTACGTTTAGCTTTTCAAAATCTGCAAAAAAGATATACCAATCTAGCTGATATTCCTCATCATCAACAGATTCAAATAGAATGGGAAGGAGCTACACAATATGTGCAGGTTACAAAGTTAAGGAATGCTCAAGGATTAGACTGGTTATTAATCGTAGCTGTATCAGAGCAAGACTTCCGTGATCAAATTAATATCAACACTCGTAACACTATTGTTTTATGTGCCCTAGCGTTAGTTTTTGCTATTCTGACGGGCTTTTACACATCCAAATGGATTGCTAAACCTGTGGAGAGGCTCATCGAAGCATCTCATTTACTTGCTACCCTATCTGCCTCTGCCAACCTTGCAAGTGGACAGCCCTACCATCCCATTGAAACGGCAAATATTCGTGAGTTGTCGGTTTTAGCAGAATCTTTTAATCAGATGGCACAACAGTTGCAAACTTCATTCATGATGCTTGCAAGAAGCAAAGAAGAGCTAGAAGAGAGAGTTGCGGAGCGTACTGCGGATTTAGCAGAATTTGTAAGCTTACAAAGAGCAACCTTTGAATCAGTCGCCGATGGCATTTTGGTTGTAGATCATGTTGGGCGTGTCACTACCTACAATCAACAGTTTGTGGATATGTTTTCTTTATCTCTAGAGATCCTATCCATTACTGATTATTCCCTGCGATTAGAATTTCTTGCTGAACAAATGGTTGATCCTCAGGAATTTATGCAGCGATCGCATAATTTCTACTGTAATTCTGAAATGGAAAGCTATGATTTGCTGGAATTAATCGATGGCAGAATCTTAGAGCGTTATTCGCGCCCACAGAAGCTTGCAGATCAGATAATCGGTCGCGTCTGGAGTTTTCAGGATATTACGGCGCGAATTAAAGCAGAGCATGCACTCAAAGAACAGGAAGCTTATTTACGATTAATTATCGATAGTATTCCTCAACAGATTTTCTGGAAGGATGTCAATTTAGTTTTTCGAGGCTGTAATAAAAACTGGGCGATGTATGCTCAGCTTGATTCACCTGAAAGTGTAATTGGGAAGACTGATTATGATCTGATTAGTAATCCCGAAATAGCCGATAACTTCCGTAAGCATGATCGGCAAATTATGGAATCAAATATGCCTGAAATGCATCTAATTCAGCGCAAAATTAATCCTGATAAGCAAGGGCAATCGATTTGGTTAGATGTTAGTAAATTACCCATTATTGATGCAGATGGTAAGACTATAGGTATTTTGGGGGTACTAGATGACATTACACAGCGTAAACTTGCCGAAGAAGCCCTGTTTGTGGAGCAAGAGAAATCAGAGCGATTGTTACTAAATATCCTACCAAAAGCAATCGCTGATCGTCTAAAACAAGCGCATGGGGTCATCGCTGATAGTTTCGAGTCTGTGACAGTTCTCTTTGCTGATCTGGTCAGTTTTACCAGAATGTCTTCAGAACTCTCTCCTCAGGATTTAGTTGATCTGCTAAATCTAATTTTTTCTAATTTTGATACTCTCTGCGAAATCTATGGCTTAGAGAAAATCAAAACTATTGGTGATGCTTATATGGTAGCTGGGGGTATTCCAATTGCCAGAACAAATCATGCGGAGGCGATCGCGGCGATGGCATTGGATATGGTTGAGAAAGTCAATGAACTCCGTATCTCGACAGGTAGACCACTACAAATCCGCATTGGTATTCATACGGGAGCAGTAATTGCTGGTGTGATTGGAACCCAAAAGTTTATTTATGATCTTTGGGGTGATACGGTAAATGTGGCGAGTCGCATGGAATCCCATAGTGAAGTTGGTAAAATTCAAGTTACAGCGGAAACCTATCAACTTCTCAAACATAATTTTGATTTAGTCGAGCGTGGCACTATTGAAGTTAAGGGGAAAGGTCAAATGCTAACCTATTGGCTCACTGGCAAAAAATTCACTTAG
- a CDS encoding glycosyltransferase family 4 protein, whose product MKVLLLSTCDIRGGAARAAYRLHQGLRSLSIDSRMFVQEKSSDDWTVIAPQSRIQMGIAKTRATIDSLPLRFYRQFDNYGAFFPQWLPDNLPNKIQSIHPDILNLHWISGGFVQIETLKKFKEPIVLTLHDMWALTGGCHYSQDCDRYTISCGNCPQLHSHRDDDISRWVWNRKAKAWKDLDFAIVTPSQWLANVAKTSSLVGDHPIHVIPNGIDLEIYRPIDPKLARYLFKLPQDKHLILFGAMRATSDPRKGWQFLQPTLQLLKQTDWHDRIELVIFGASQPEQAVDFGFPCHYLGQLHDQLSLSVMYAAVDLLLVPSTQDNLPNTVMESISCGTPCVAFKIGGIPEMIQHQQQGYLGDPFDCQDLANGIDWVLNDPHRYQNLRLAARAKAEQEFNQSLQASRYQKLFQQILRLPT is encoded by the coding sequence TTGAAAGTTTTACTGCTTAGTACTTGTGATATTCGGGGAGGGGCTGCACGCGCAGCTTATAGATTGCATCAAGGGTTGCGATCGCTTTCTATAGATTCCAGAATGTTTGTACAGGAAAAGTCTAGCGATGATTGGACGGTGATCGCACCTCAGAGCCGCATCCAGATGGGAATTGCCAAAACCAGAGCCACAATAGATTCTTTGCCTTTACGTTTTTATCGTCAGTTTGATAACTACGGGGCTTTTTTCCCACAATGGCTACCTGATAATCTACCGAATAAAATTCAAAGTATTCATCCCGATATTCTCAATCTACATTGGATTTCAGGTGGCTTTGTCCAGATAGAAACCCTCAAAAAATTTAAGGAACCTATTGTACTCACACTGCATGATATGTGGGCTTTAACGGGAGGTTGTCACTACAGCCAAGATTGCGATCGATACACCATTAGCTGTGGTAATTGTCCGCAATTACATAGTCATCGCGATGATGATATTTCACGTTGGGTCTGGAACCGTAAGGCTAAAGCTTGGAAAGATCTTGATTTCGCAATTGTGACACCTAGCCAATGGTTAGCAAATGTGGCAAAGACAAGTTCACTTGTAGGCGATCACCCTATTCATGTAATTCCGAATGGGATAGATCTAGAGATCTATAGACCGATAGATCCGAAACTTGCTAGATACTTATTCAAACTGCCACAGGATAAGCATCTGATTCTTTTTGGGGCAATGCGTGCGACTAGTGATCCTCGTAAGGGATGGCAATTTTTGCAACCAACTTTACAACTGCTCAAACAAACAGATTGGCATGACCGTATAGAATTAGTCATATTTGGAGCTTCGCAACCAGAGCAAGCCGTAGATTTTGGATTTCCCTGCCACTACTTGGGACAACTCCATGATCAGCTATCTCTATCAGTGATGTATGCCGCAGTTGATCTATTATTAGTCCCTTCCACTCAAGATAATTTACCTAACACTGTTATGGAATCTATTAGTTGTGGAACACCCTGTGTGGCTTTTAAGATTGGCGGTATTCCTGAGATGATTCAACATCAACAGCAGGGATATTTAGGAGATCCTTTTGATTGTCAAGATCTGGCAAATGGAATTGATTGGGTCTTGAATGATCCTCATCGGTATCAAAATTTGCGACTTGCTGCTAGGGCTAAAGCCGAACAAGAGTTTAACCAATCACTTCAAGCATCACGTTACCAAAAATTATTCCAGCAGATTTTGCGTTTACCCACCTAA
- a CDS encoding glycosyltransferase family 2 protein, with product MFPPAFTPPKVAAVIPTRNRKDKLFRFLEKFSCQTYPYLQTIIVDSNSTDGTREELVQRFPKVTLICVSDREYWTGATNAGVKTALRDGCEYILTINDDSVVEQNHVERMLEIAQRHQALILGNCINYLNNPNLIWSLGTSNQWGTANFLSLNYHDTDLEALSRDVRNSEIIQVDALAGNGVLISRQVFTQIGLYNEKFLPHYHADSEMTMRAHSRGIKVFVSPAIILLNDFHADQKKLNLKKPKGLLYALFHKKSHLFILPLMYFFIIYCPNSQKLTTLWILIQKFLMLRAKT from the coding sequence ATGTTTCCTCCAGCTTTTACGCCCCCTAAAGTTGCGGCGGTTATTCCGACTCGTAACCGTAAGGATAAGTTATTTCGCTTTTTAGAGAAGTTTTCATGCCAGACTTATCCTTATCTTCAGACGATTATTGTGGACTCGAATTCCACGGATGGCACAAGGGAAGAACTGGTTCAACGTTTTCCAAAGGTGACACTGATCTGTGTAAGCGATCGCGAATATTGGACTGGTGCGACAAATGCTGGAGTTAAAACCGCCTTGAGGGATGGCTGTGAATATATTCTGACAATTAATGATGATTCGGTAGTTGAGCAAAATCATGTCGAGAGAATGCTAGAAATTGCTCAAAGGCATCAGGCGTTAATTTTAGGCAACTGTATTAACTATCTTAATAATCCTAATTTGATCTGGTCTCTAGGTACTTCTAATCAATGGGGAACTGCTAATTTTCTGAGTTTAAATTATCATGATACTGATCTCGAAGCGTTGTCTAGAGATGTGAGAAATTCAGAAATCATCCAAGTAGATGCTTTGGCAGGTAATGGTGTTTTAATCTCGCGGCAGGTATTTACGCAAATCGGCTTATACAATGAGAAATTTTTGCCTCATTATCATGCTGACTCAGAAATGACGATGCGTGCTCATAGTCGAGGAATCAAGGTATTTGTCAGTCCAGCAATTATTCTATTGAATGACTTTCATGCTGATCAAAAGAAATTGAATTTGAAGAAACCAAAGGGACTTCTTTATGCACTTTTTCATAAAAAGTCTCATTTGTTTATACTGCCTCTAATGTACTTTTTTATCATTTATTGTCCTAATTCTCAAAAATTAACGACTTTATGGATATTAATCCAAAAATTTTTGATGTTAAGGGCAAAAACATAA
- a CDS encoding tetratricopeptide repeat protein translates to MIKTAITKITLVGFFPLMCSLAPALDTIALAQKLPESTSRVAPLMAQGDTNTPIKLVEQANSFREQNQLDRAIALYRQAIAASPEFVPAYYGLGVTLRQKGDIQGAIDAHRQAITIDKNYTPAYYGLGIALYQKGDANGAIEAYSQFIQLSKVGTNLAPVYYNLGLAYERRNNIEGAIAAFRKAIEFDPKYALAYNGLGTVLRRQGNRQEAITAYRRAIELAPQYAVAHFALGISLYEERDYIGSIESYKRVIVIDPNFPNVHYNLGLTYNQLGDQQNATLTFRKAIEQDPRNADIYAALGSALLRQDNVPEATEAFRRSTELNPKVASSFNGLGLALRRQGDFEGAIAAYEKSITINPSYAAAYNNLGRVLSDQNRNADAIKAFRRAITIDPKNAVAYSNLGNLLRAQGDSDEAINAFQKTIEIGKEDLWVDYTSLGLAYADRGRLGDAQNAYFKALSLNPKFAKAHFGLGALYTLKGEVSNAIRSYQEALKLYEENRDAEWIKRTRQAIQALQGIT, encoded by the coding sequence ATGATCAAAACCGCAATTACGAAGATCACACTAGTAGGGTTTTTCCCGCTAATGTGTAGCCTCGCTCCTGCTCTTGACACGATCGCCTTAGCCCAAAAGTTGCCAGAATCAACGAGTCGGGTTGCACCACTGATGGCTCAGGGTGATACCAATACACCGATTAAATTAGTAGAACAGGCTAATTCTTTCAGGGAACAAAATCAACTGGATCGGGCCATAGCTTTGTATCGTCAGGCGATCGCAGCAAGTCCCGAATTTGTACCTGCTTACTATGGCTTAGGGGTAACTTTACGCCAAAAAGGAGATATTCAAGGCGCGATCGATGCTCATCGCCAAGCAATTACGATTGATAAAAACTATACACCTGCCTACTATGGACTAGGTATTGCGCTGTATCAGAAAGGGGATGCGAATGGCGCGATCGAAGCCTATAGCCAATTTATTCAACTCAGTAAAGTGGGTACTAATCTGGCTCCTGTGTATTACAATTTGGGGCTTGCCTATGAGCGACGCAATAATATCGAGGGGGCGATCGCTGCTTTTCGCAAAGCCATTGAATTTGATCCGAAATATGCCCTTGCCTATAATGGCTTAGGTACGGTGCTGCGACGGCAAGGCAATCGCCAAGAAGCGATCACAGCCTATCGTCGGGCGATCGAGCTTGCTCCCCAATATGCTGTTGCTCATTTTGCGCTGGGAATTTCCCTATATGAAGAAAGGGACTACATTGGCTCAATTGAGTCTTATAAACGGGTAATTGTGATCGATCCAAATTTTCCGAATGTTCATTACAATCTTGGACTAACATATAACCAATTAGGTGATCAGCAAAATGCAACCTTGACTTTTCGCAAAGCGATCGAGCAAGATCCACGTAATGCCGACATTTATGCTGCTTTAGGTAGTGCGCTTTTACGTCAGGATAATGTTCCCGAGGCTACCGAAGCCTTTCGACGCAGTACAGAACTTAATCCCAAAGTAGCCAGTAGTTTTAATGGTTTAGGTTTAGCCCTGCGTCGCCAAGGAGATTTCGAGGGTGCGATCGCAGCCTATGAGAAATCGATCACCATTAATCCTAGCTATGCGGCAGCGTATAATAATCTCGGTCGTGTTCTCTCCGATCAAAATCGTAATGCTGATGCAATTAAAGCATTTCGTCGTGCGATCACCATAGATCCCAAAAATGCAGTTGCCTATAGTAATTTGGGGAATCTCTTGCGTGCTCAGGGGGATAGTGATGAAGCGATCAATGCTTTCCAAAAAACTATTGAGATTGGCAAAGAGGATCTCTGGGTAGACTACACCAGTTTAGGGCTTGCCTATGCTGATCGCGGTAGACTTGGCGATGCCCAAAATGCCTATTTCAAAGCGCTATCTCTCAACCCTAAGTTTGCAAAAGCACATTTTGGCTTAGGAGCCTTATATACGCTTAAAGGTGAGGTGAGTAACGCCATTCGCTCTTATCAAGAAGCACTTAAGCTCTACGAAGAAAATCGTGATGCTGAGTGGATTAAACGCACAAGACAAGCAATCCAAGCATTACAAGGAATTACATAA
- the fabG gene encoding 3-oxoacyl-[acyl-carrier-protein] reductase, translating to MGFLEGQVAIITGASRGIGRAIAVALAGEGAKVIVNYASSVSAAEEVVTEIKSKGGEAIAIHADVSHETQVDSLVKSAIDTWGRVDVLVNNAGITRDTLLLRMKLEDWQSVIDLNLTGVFLVTRAVSKIMLKQKSGRIINIASVAGQMGNPGQGNYSAAKAGVIGFTKTVAKEMASRGVTVNAVAPGFIATDMTADLKNTEEILKFIPLGRYGQPEEIAGMVRFLAADPAAAYITGQVFNVDGGMVMA from the coding sequence ATGGGATTTTTAGAAGGTCAGGTGGCGATCATCACAGGTGCATCTAGAGGAATTGGACGGGCGATCGCTGTCGCACTTGCAGGTGAAGGTGCAAAGGTGATTGTGAACTATGCCAGCTCGGTCAGTGCCGCCGAAGAAGTAGTTACCGAAATCAAAAGTAAAGGCGGTGAGGCGATCGCAATCCATGCAGATGTATCCCACGAAACGCAGGTGGATAGCTTGGTCAAATCAGCGATCGATACTTGGGGACGTGTTGATGTATTGGTCAATAATGCAGGGATTACCCGCGATACACTGCTGCTACGCATGAAGCTAGAGGATTGGCAGTCGGTAATTGACCTCAACCTAACAGGCGTATTCCTTGTGACCCGAGCTGTTTCCAAAATCATGCTCAAGCAAAAGTCAGGGCGGATTATCAATATTGCTTCCGTTGCAGGACAAATGGGCAACCCTGGTCAGGGTAATTACAGTGCCGCGAAAGCTGGCGTAATCGGCTTTACTAAAACCGTTGCTAAGGAAATGGCAAGTCGTGGTGTGACAGTCAATGCAGTTGCCCCTGGATTTATTGCGACGGATATGACCGCAGATTTAAAGAATACTGAAGAAATTCTCAAATTTATTCCCCTCGGTCGCTATGGTCAGCCTGAAGAAATTGCAGGGATGGTGAGATTTCTTGCGGCTGATCCTGCGGCAGCTTACATCACTGGTCAAGTATTTAATGTCGATGGTGGCATGGTCATGGCTTAG
- a CDS encoding cupredoxin domain-containing protein yields the protein MRRIFKALLIGMLGMLCMVISPYLAIADPTNTTAQQTSVDFTKQQVIAVNVSLSNAANELKFTPDRFTFTSGKRYKLILSNPSGMKHYFTSKDFADAVWTQNVVVGNVEIKGNIRELELKPNATAEWTFVPIKSGTYELHCAIAGHTEAGMLGSITIQPSA from the coding sequence ATGCGTCGTATCTTCAAAGCTTTGTTAATTGGCATGTTAGGGATGTTGTGTATGGTAATTAGTCCATATCTGGCGATCGCAGACCCTACTAACACCACTGCCCAACAAACCTCTGTTGATTTTACGAAGCAACAGGTGATTGCTGTTAATGTCAGTCTCAGTAATGCCGCTAACGAATTAAAATTTACTCCTGATCGCTTTACCTTCACCTCTGGTAAGCGTTACAAACTCATATTGAGTAATCCTAGCGGCATGAAACATTATTTCACTAGTAAAGATTTTGCTGATGCGGTCTGGACGCAAAATGTCGTGGTTGGCAATGTGGAAATTAAGGGCAATATCCGTGAATTAGAACTCAAGCCCAATGCCACTGCGGAATGGACTTTTGTGCCAATTAAATCAGGAACCTATGAACTGCATTGTGCGATCGCTGGTCATACCGAAGCGGGAATGCTTGGCAGTATCACGATTCAACCCAGTGCTTAA